One window of the Hyperolius riggenbachi isolate aHypRig1 chromosome 5, aHypRig1.pri, whole genome shotgun sequence genome contains the following:
- the LOC137519214 gene encoding E3 ubiquitin-protein ligase TRIM11-like → MASADLRKELDCSICLTIYTDPVTLRCGHNFCRLCIDQVLDTQEVTGVYSCPECRKRFQQRPALQRNITLCNIVGSFRSAQPDQEETGVFCTYCIHSPVPAVMSCLLCEASLCDNHLRVHSKSPEHVLCDPTTSLENRKCSVHRELYKYYCTVDSACICVSCSLAGDHQGHKVQMLDEACKKKKQKLRNDLQELITKTEETQKEVQSLQENKRNVHKKSSGVTERVTGLFRDLRRQLDDLEKRVLREVSRQEEQLFLALADFIQQLEIKKAELSRKMCHIEELCNMTDPLTVLQESHTGDLCDTEEGDKEDRERHDGRDLDVALITHTLHTGLSDIIAGVTGGCFIQEAADILLDINTASNHLHISDDMKIVFRSDIRQNRPQTPERFQNCTQVLSRQSFSSGRHYWEVDVSKSECWFVGMCYPSIDRGGKKSSIGNNKSWCLWRYNNLCGVTHDRKGIRLPGNVSSNRIRIYLDYEAGQLSFYDLCVPIRHLHTFTATFTEPLHATLHVVKGSIKICGRSNQEMGDNIM, encoded by the coding sequence ATGGCTTCTGCTGATCTGAGGAAGGAGCTGGACTGTTCCATCTGTCTGACCATTTATACAGATCCTGTGACCCTGAGATGTGGGCACAACTTCTGCCGGCTCTGTATAGATCAGGTGTTGGATACACAGGAGGTGACTGGAGTTTATTCCTGTCCTGAATGCAGAAAAAGGTTTCAGCAAAGGCCGGCACTGCAGAGGAACATAACATTGTGTAACATTGTGGGGAGTTTCCGCTCTGCTCAGCCAGATCAGGAAGAGACTGGAGTCTTCTGTACTTACTGTATTCACTCTCCTGTACCGGCTGTTATGTCCTGTCTGCTGTGTGAAGCTTCTCTGTGTGACAATcacctgagagtccacagcaagTCACCAGAACACGTCTTGTGTGACCCCACCACTTCCCTGGAGAACaggaaatgctccgtccataGAGAACTGTATAAATATTACTGCACTGTGGACtctgcctgtatctgtgtgtcctgCAGTTTGGCCGGAGACCACCAGGGACACAAGGTGCAGATGCTGGATGAGGCCtgcaagaagaagaagcagaaactAAGAAATGATCTGCAGGAACTGATCACTAAGACAGAGGAGACTCAGAAAGAAGTCCAGAGTCTGCAGGAGAACAAAAGAAATGTCCATAAAAAGTCATCTGGTGTAACAGAGAGAGTCACTGGcctgtttagagacctcaggagacAGCTGGACGACCTGGAGAAGAGAGTCCTGAGAGAGGTTTCCAGGCAGGAGGAGCAGCTTtttctggcattggctgatttcattcagcagctggaaataaagaaggccgagctgtccaggaagatgtgtcacattgaggagctgtgtaacatgactgacccactgactgtcttacaggaatcacacacaggtgacttgtgtgacactgAGGAGGGGGAtaaggaggacagagagagacatgatgggcgggatctggatgtggctctcatcacacacacattacacacagggttaTCTGATATAATAGCCGGGGTAACTGGAGGTTGCTTCATACAGGAGGctgcagacatattactggatATAAACACAGCTAGTAATCATCTACATATATCAGATGACATGAAAATTGTATTCAGGTCAGATATCAGGCAGAATCGCCCACAAACACCAGAGAGATTTCAGAATTGCACTCAGGTTTTAAGCAGAcagagtttctcctcagggcgacattactgggaagtggatgtcaGTAAATCAGAGTGTTGGTTTGTAGgaatgtgttaccccagtatagacaggggaGGAAAGAAGTCTTCAATTGGAAATAACAAGTCCTGGTGTTTGTGGAGGTATAATAATCTGTGTGGAGTGACACATGACAGGAAAGGTATCCGGTTACCTGGCAATGTCTCCAGTAATAGAATCCggatatatctggattatgaggcgGGGCAGTTGTCCTTTTATGATCTGTGTGTCccgatcagacacctccacaccttcactgccaccttcactgagcccctccatgctacATTACATGTAGTAAAAGGTTCTATAAAGATATGTGGGAGAAGCAACCAGGAGATGGGAGATAATATAATGTAG